The following is a genomic window from Hymenobacter monticola.
CACGCGCGGCGAGCAGCCCAGCGCCCCCCAACTACCGGCCAGCCCCTCCGAGCCCGGTGCCTAGCGTCCTCGAAATAGATGCCCAGCTGGTCATCACCTGGAATGGCCACCCGTTGCAGTTGGCGGCGGCTGGCACCTACCTCATCCTGAACATTCCCAGCCAGGAGGTCCTCGACCAGCTCACCGCCGGCCCGCCCAAGCCGCCCGGCACGCCCAAAGCCCCCAAGCCGCCGGGGCCCGACCCGCTGCAGCAAATCAACGACCTGGCCCGACAACTGGGCTGGGTGCTCGACCTGCGCGTGGGCGGCAAGACCTACGTCACGTTCGGGGTGCAGCGCACGCCCAAAATCACGCTCAACGCCGTGCTGGGCAAGATTGGCTCGTTCTTCAAATAAGGCAGTGGGTAGAGGGTCAAATTCGGGCTATTTGCAACTAATTTTTACCCAATTAGTTTCGGTACTATACCCCTTGGTGCCCCCCAAATGAACCCCGAAAACAATCCCGATAACCACGTCGGCGCGCGGCAGCGTCCGTCGCCTTTTGCCCGCATCGAGCGCCTGCCGCCGCTGGCGGTGGCGCTGTACTTGGCGCTGCTGGCTATCACGGTCATGTTTTTCGTGTTGATTGTGGCCTACGTGGCGGCCCGGCTGCGGAGCGGCGTGCCCACGGGGCTACACCCGCTGCCGCGCTATTTCTCGCTCAGTACCATTGTGCTGATTGTCAGTAGCTACACCATGGCGCAGGCGCCGCGCCTCTATGCCCAAGACGATTTGGCGAGCCTGGCCCGCGGCTTGGGCGCCACGCTGCTGCTGGGCTGCATTTTTGCCGGCCTGCAGGTGCTGGGCTGGCGTGAGCTGATGATGTATGGCACGCCTTTCAGCGGCCCTGGCAGCCAAAGCAGCGGTCAATTTATCTACCTGATTTCAGCCCTGCACGTGGCGCACTTGCTGGGGGGCATGCTCTTTCTGCTGGCCTTCCTGCTGCGCGTCATTCACAACGAGCGCGACGCCGTTCGGACGCTCGTCTTCATCCGCAACCCTTACTATCGGCGCCAATTACGCTTGCTGAGCACCTACTGGCACTTCGTCGACGTGCTCTGGGTAGTGCTGTTCGCCGTCTTTCTGTTCATGTATTAATGAGAAGCTAGACAATGGGAGGTGAGACCTGGGCAAGCAGAAAAAAGTGTGGTCTTGCCATGTGCTTGCTCAGGTCTCACCTCCCATTGTCTAGCTTCTCTTATTGGCTACAGCACCACCTCCAGCCAGCCACGGAAGCGGCGCCCATCGGTGTAGGTGATGTAGTAGTAGAACATGCCGCCGCTGCCATTGCCTGGCCAGCGGAAATCCCGGTCGTTCGATTCAAAAACCTGCTGGCCCCAGCGCGAGAAGATGCGGATGTTGGTGAACTGCGAGTCGCAGAAATTGGGCGGCAGTTCGGGCAGGCGGAATTCGTCGTTTTGCCCGTCGCGGTTGGGCGTGATGACGTTGTAGAGCTTCACGGCCAGGGTGTCGGGGCTTTTCACCAGCAGGCGCACGCGCTGCACCTGCGGCAGCGGCCGGCAGGTGGCGTCAACCAGCTGAAAAGCTACCACCAGGTCGCGGTGCAGGTTGGCGGCCGCGCAGCTCACGTCCCAGCGGAAGACGCCCGTGGCCACCCCGCTGCCGTTTTGGGCCTCGAAGCGCATGCCGGCACTGCTCAGGTCGAAGCCCTCCTTGCCATCCGACGCAAGGCCGGTGGCCACAAGGGTAAGCCCGTCGCGGTCAGGGTCGACGCCGTTGAACGTGGCCGTGTAAATCTGGCCCAACGGCAGCTTAACCTCGGGCATGTCGTTGCCTGATTTAGTGACAGGCAAGGTAGAAGTGAGGGTGGGGGCGCGGTTGGCGTAGCGCACGACGATGGGCACGCTCACCGTGGCCGCCTGGCGCTCGCTGCACGGCGATGTGGCCGCCGCAAACTGGAAATTGAACACCGAATCGGCGCCCACGGCCCGGCAATCGACGCGCCAAGTGAAGCGCCCGCGCTGCTGGTTGGCCTGCGTGCCCTGCGACAGCGTGGCGCCCAAACTGGTGGGGTTGAAGCCCTGCCCGGTCATTTCCAGTTGTATGGGGTCGTTGTCGGGGTCGGTGCCCGTCACGTCGAAGCTTATCAGGTCGCCCACGTGGGCGCGCAGGGGCAGGACGGGGCCCGCCGTGGTGATGAGCTGCGGCGGCGAGTTGGGCGGCGGCACGGCCGTGAAGGCTACCCGCACCGTGTCGCGCTTGGGCAGGCTGCAGCCGTCGTCGCCCACCACCACATCCAGCAAAAACACCCGCCCGCGCGAGTTGAGGCATTCGGGAAAACACAGCGTGGCGGTGAGCGTATCGGGGGCACCCGGGCTGCGCACGGCGCCAGTAATGGCGGTGGTGAAGTTGGGCAGCAGCCCGGTGAAATTCACCGGGCTCAGGCTCAGGGTGAGGCGTGAGTTGGGGTCGGGGTCGGTGAAGCGCAGGCGCACGCATCGGTTGCCACCGGGCACAAAGCGCAGCGTATCGCGCCCCGGCCGGTACACGCCCGCGCCCGTGGGCGTAGGCTGCAGCACAATCTGAGGCTTGGTATTGGTGGGGCACACCAGCACCATCAGCTGGAAATCGCGGCGGCACTCCCCGATTTTCTCGCCGCGCCGGTATTCCGCGCAGCGCACCCCAAACACAAACAAGCCTTGGCTGGTGGGCCGCACCGTGAGGCGCCCGGTGTGCCGGTCGATGCGCAGGGTGGGGGCGCCCGGAATCTGATTGGTCGTGCCCAGGCCAAAATTCCAGCTGATGTCGGAATAGGGGGCGGCCTGGGCCGTGGCTGGCTTGGGCGTATTGGTGTCGGCGTGCCCGTTGAGGGGCGTCACCAGGTCGTACACCAGCGAGTCGCCGTCGGCATCCTGGCCGCCAAAGTCGTAGTAAAACAGCTCATTGATGCACGCGTAGTCAGCCAGCGGCGGGAAGATGCGGGGCGTGGAATCGTAGAACGAGCTGCCGCGCCGCACCACGGCCGGAAACTCCAGGTAAAACGCTTGGGCGGCATTGCCGGGCGCCGCAATGTTGCTGATGCTGTTGTTGCGGCAGCACCGCTCCACGGCCACGTAGTAGCCCTGGGGGCTGTTGTACGTACTGGCCGAGAGCGTAATATTCTTGCTATACACCAGCTTGCGGGTGCTTAGGGTGGGCTTGGCGCAGGCCGGATTGGTATAGTTGACAAAGGTGTTGCTGGTGAGGGGCAGCACCACGTTGGCCATGCGTGAGTTGGCCCCTTTTTCAAAAATGCTGGCCGTCAGGTCAGCGTCGAGGGCGCTGGCACTGCCGTACACCGCGTCGAAATACAAGTTAAGCTTAAGCGTGTACGACTCGCCGGTGTTGTGCACCAACTCCATTTCGCCGCCCACGATGTGCGTGGCCCACGCCGGCCCGGCCAGCAGCAACCATAGTGCCAGCAACAAAACCGACCGCAACGCGCCAGGCGGATGAAGGCGTAAAGGCATGGGTACCGGGGTAAGCGTCTTAAAATCCTGATTTAAAACCGAAAGATACTCTTGACTTGGCCAACTTCGAGCTGAAACTTGTCGTTTGCCGACAACTACCGCTGCCGTACCTTCGAAGGCCGGCTGGCTGGTAGCTTAACCCGTCTTTCCTTCAATTTGTTACTGCCCTTTTATGCGCTTTCATTTTTACGCTTTCGTGCTAAGTTGCCTGTTCAGCACGCCGGGTAGGCTGGCGGCCCAGGCACCGCAGCCCTTGCCCGCCACGCGCCCGGCTACCCCCGTCGACCTGGATGCCGGCCGGCTGTGCGCGGCGGCGCACGTGCACACGGCCCAGCGCACGGCCACCTCGTCGGTATCGCACCGGCGCAAGATGGACCGCTACGACGTGAAGTACTACAAGCTGGATTTGGCGATGGAAAACAATTCGCTGAACGTGGCCGGCTCGGTGTGGATGCGCGTGCGGGTGGGGGCGCAGGCCCTCGATTCGCTGGCCTTTGAGCTCTACCAGGCCCCGGCGGGCTCGCCCGCCGGCACGGCCACCCTGCTCATCGACTCGGTGGTGGTGAACGGGCGCCGCTCGCCCGGCATCCGCCGCGCCGGGCCCGACGCCACGGCGGCCCTGGCCCAGCCCGCCGCGGCCAACTCGCTTGCCGACGCCCGCATCTACTACCACGGCACCGCCCCCAGCGGCAACTCGGCCGCCATCGGCAACGGCCTGAGCACCCGCAACACCGTGCATCTCGATACCTACCAGGGCGCGCCCGAGTTTGCATATAACCTGACCTGGTCGTTGTCGGAGCCGTTTTCGGCCCACGAGTGGTTCCCCTGCAAGCAAGTGCTCACCGACAAAGCCGACTCGTCGGACGTGTGGGTGACCACCACCTTGCCCAACAAAGTCGGCTCAAACGGCGTGCTGGTGCGCAGCGTGCCGCTGGCCGGCAACAAGATGCGCTACGAGTGGAAATCGCGCCATCCGATTGATTATTACCTGATTTCGGTGTCGGTGGCGCCCTACGTGGAGTACATGACCACGGCCCGCCCGGCGGGAGGGTCCGCGGTGCCCATCGTGAGCTATGTCTACAATCAGAACTATCTGAATTACTGGATGCCGTACATATCGAACACGGCCGACTTTCTCGAAAATTATTCGGCTCTGGTGGGCATGTATCCTTTTGCCAATGAGAAATACGGTCACACCATGGCCCCCATCTTCGGTGGCATGGAGCACCAGACTATGACCACGCAGGATGGCTTCAATTACACCCTGGATGCCCACGAACTGTTCCACCAGTGGTTTGGCGATAACGTGACCTGCGCCAGCTGGGAGGACATCTGGCTGAATGAGGGCTTTGCTTCTTACGGCGAATACCTGTCGCTGCAAACATTCCGACCCAACGACGCCAGGTCTTGGATGGACGACGCCCACTTGTACGCCCTGCAAAACCAGGGCAGCATCTACGTGGCCGATACCACCAACGTGGGCCGCATTTTCGATTATAACCTGTCCTACAAAAAAGGCGCCGGGGTGGTACACATGCTACGCTACCTGCTGAACGACGACACCAAGTTTTTCCGGGCCCTGCGCACCTACCAAACGCAGTATCGCGGCTCCACGGCCCGCACCGCCGACTTGCAGCGCATCTTCGAGGCCGAAGCGGGCCGGCCGCTGGGGTACTTCTTCCAGCAATGGTTCACGGGGCGCGGCTACCCTATCTTCAACGTGACCTGGAACCAGAGCGGCAGCAACCTGGTGCTGCGCGTGAACGAAACCGTGACGCAGCCCGCCACCACGCCCTTCTTTGATACCGATGTGGACTATCGCCTCACTTTCGCCAACGGCACTGCCCAAACCGTGCGCCGCCGGCAAACCACGGCCACCCAAACTTTCGCCCTGACGGTGAACGGCACCGTCACGGCCATCACCGTCGACCCCGACCAGTGGGTGCTCGACGCCCCCGGCCCAGCCCCCGTGCGCGACAACAGCGTGCTGGCTACCCGCGCGGCCGCTTCGGCGCTACTGCCGGTGCATCCCAACCCCTGCCACGACCAGCTGCAGCTGCCCGCCACCCCGGCCGCCGCGGCCGAAGTGCGCGATGCTACCGGGCGCCTGGTGCTGCGCCAGGCCCTGGCCGGCGCCCAGCCGCAACTCGTTACCCACGCCTTGGCGCCCGGGTTGTACCAGTTGCGGCTGGTGGGAGCGCAGGGCGAACCGATGGGCCAGACGCGCTTTGCCAAGGAGTAACGGTTCTGATTGTGAGGTAGTAAAAAAGGGCCGCCAGCACAACTGCTGGCGGCCCTTTTTATGGTTTTCAGGCTCAGAAAGTATCGTGGTATTCAGGGATGCGCGCCTGGGTAGCGGCATCGGGCAGCGGCGCATCCAGCAGGCATTGCAGCAGGTCTTCGAAGGGCCAGGCTGGCGTAAAGCAGGGGTCGAGCACGGCGTTGCTGGCGATGCGAATGAAGAACGGGGTGCCGTCCACGGCCACCAAATCGACGGTGATGAGGCCGAAGCGCTGGTTGCAATGGCCCGTTTTGGGGCAATCGGTGGGGTTGGGCTTGAAGAGCTGCTTGAGCGTGATTTCGGTGTGGCCGGCGTTGCGCCGGGTGCCACGGTCGGCGCAGGCGCGGCGGTAGCCCTGGGCCAGCAGCCGCTCGCCGAGGTGCTCAAAGAAGTGGCGGAAGTTGCCGGGCCCGATGCTGGGGTCGTAGAACAGCAAAGCCCCGCGGCGGCCCTGTTCGGCCAGCAGCTCCACGCGCAGGCCGCGGCTGCCGCCCGCACCGCCTTTGCGCAGGTGGTAGGCTTTGTAATAAGGCCCCAGCCAGTTCAGAAACACCCGCTGCTCTACCCAGCGGGCGTGGCGTTTGGCCTGGCCCGCGGTGAGCTTCACGGCGCGCCAGGGCGCCTGCGCTTTCGCCCGCTGGGGACGAAAAAGTGTCTGGAGGAAATTGAGCAAGGGTGGAACGGTTAGTGAGGTCGAAACACGGCCTGGGGGAAATAGTTTCGGCCTCTGCCGCGAACAAAGCCCCGGTTTGGCCGCTGCCCAGGCCGCCTTGCCGATGCCGTGCCACGAAAAAGGCCGGCCCCCGCAAGGGAGCCGGCCCGGTAAAAACGGCCTGAAGTAGTGCCGAGCTTATTTCACCCGCGTCCAGGTTTGCGACTTGCCGATGAGCGAAAAGCCGATGTAGCCTTTCACTTCCATGGTGTTGGCGTTTTCCATCTTCATGTAGCAGGAGTACGTTTTGCCGCTTTCGGGGTCGTAGATTTTGCCATCGTCCCATTTGTTGTCGCTGTCGTACTTGAAGCCCTGCATGAACACCAGGCCCAGGCGGGGGCGGCTGCGCAGCTTGGGGTCGGGGTTTTGCGAGTCGGTTTTGGGCTTGCCGCTGGCGTCGTTGGGCGTGGTCAGGCTCACGATTTTGCCGCACAGCTTGTCGCCGCACTTATAGATTTCGAACGTGGCTTTCTTCTCCGCATTCGTCCACACCCCCAGCGGAGACATGGATTGGGCCGAAGCCATGCGGGCCGCGCCCAGCACAAGGAGAACAAACAGGAGCAGGGTTTTTTTCATTTCAAAATGAAGATTGGGTGAGGTTTGGGAAGAAAAGGTAAGGGAAAAAAATCCGGAAGCTCAACTACCGGCTTCAACAAGCCATAGGCAAGTTTACGGCCAAGTTTGGAGGTGCAGCAAAAAGGCAAATTTCTTGGCCGGTCAGCTAAAATTAATAGCACTGTAAATCAGGCTTCAAGCCGCGCTGGGGGCCAATAGGCCTAAAAATAGGCCTGTAAATTTTGAACCTTACCCCCCGCTATTAACTTTACCGCTCAGTAGTGAGTGCTACGGCCTCGCTCAAGCAGCCCTAAGGTGCTGGGCCGCGCGAGCGAAGGTTATGTCGAACGTAAAGAAAGGAGGTACAAAATGTCTAGTAGTCCCAAACAAATCCTGCCAAGCCTGTCGAATGTCGTACGCTTCACCGCAGTACGCGCCTAACAACAGCTTCGTGGGGTAGCTCCTAAGGCTGCCCACATTCGGCCAGGTCTTATCTTAAAGACGCCGGAACTGTACCCCAGTTTCGCCGCTTGGTAAGATTTGAAGGATTAGATGCCCGGTTTGCCCAGCCGCCCTTTAGTGGGACGGCAGAGGCAGGCCGGGCATCGCTGCGTTTGCGCCATTGAAGTTTGACGCCAAACCCGCTTAGCGTGCCGTGCGCTTGTGAGTAGCGGCTTTGGGCCTGGGGACCGGCTTACTCACCTTCTTTGTCATGGCTTTTTTCACAGGCGCTTTCTTAGCAACGGTCTTCGTTTTCACTGCTGCCTTCTTTACCGATGCCTTCTTTTTGGTGGGTGCCTTGGCTGCTACCGTCGCTTTGCGTGCCGCTGGCTTTCTAGCAGCGGTGCGCTTGCGCGAAGTAGTTGATGCCGTTGGTCTGGCGGACTTTTTGGTTGGCAGTTTCTGCGGCAGGGCGGGGGCCACCACGGTTTCTGGCGCCTCCACGGGCACGGCCGGTACTGGCAGCGCGGCCACGGCGGCTTTGCGTGGGGTGGTGGGTTCGGGCCGGGGGCGGGCGGTAGCTACCTCATTAGTACCCAGCACGCGCCGCACCTGCATGAAGCGCCGCTCGTAGTCGGAATTTTCTACTTGGTTCACTTTTACGAAGGGCTCGCGGCGCGACGAGGAGGCGTGCACGAAGCGCAAGGGCACCTCGCCCCGCCGGGAAATGACGATGCCCGCGTGCCCTGGCGTGCTGCTGGTGCTAGCCGTGCCGGTAAACACCACAATGTCGCCGGGCTGGGCCTCGGCGCGCGGCACGGGTCGGCCCACGTCGATGAGCAGGGCCGTGGAGTGTGGCACGGCCACCCCAAAACGCGCAAACGTGTACATAATGAACCCCGAGCAGTCGAAACCGGTGAGGGGCGAGGTGCCGGCATACACGTAGGGCGTACCGCGCTGCGCCAGTCCGAAGGCCACCACGCTATCGGCGCGGGCGGCCAAGCCCGGGCGCGGCCCCTCGCGCAGGCTGGCGAAGGTCGAAGTGGTGGCTGGCGGAGCTTGTACGGCCTTTGGTTGGGCCGCGCGGTGGCCGAGGCGCGGGAGCACCAGCACCATCAGGGCCACCAGCCCGGCAAAAGCCATCCATATAAAGCGCATAAACAAGTAAGTATCGGTTGGGGCGGCTCAGTTTAGAACCACCTTGGCTCCTAACGGTGCGGCCGTGCGTTGGGTTGGAGCCGGCGGCGGGGGCGTATTTTGCAGGCTCGAATTATTTCACAACGTTGTCAATGCTCAAAAAAACTCCCGCCTTCCTTTCCGCTGCCCTGCTGGCCACGCAGTTGGCCGGTTCCATTCCGGCCCAGGCCCGCCCCGCGGCGGCCGTGCCTAGCCTGCGCTATTCGTTGTCCATGCCGGCTCCGCAAACACATTATTTTGAAGTAAAAATGGAGCTCGGCGGCTTTCCGGCCGAGTTTACCGACGTGAAAATGCCCGTATGGGCGCCCGGCTCCTACTTGGTGCGCGAGTATTCCAAAAACGTGGAAGGCTTTCAGGCCCGCACGGCCAGCGGCCAGGCCCTGGCCTTTGAGAAAATCAACAAAAACACCTGGCGGGTGAAGCACCCCAAGCAGGCCAATTTTACGGTGAGCTACCGCGTGTATGCCTTCGAGCTAAGCGTGCGGACCTCGTTCGTGGATGCCGACCACG
Proteins encoded in this region:
- a CDS encoding cytochrome c oxidase subunit 3; this encodes MNPENNPDNHVGARQRPSPFARIERLPPLAVALYLALLAITVMFFVLIVAYVAARLRSGVPTGLHPLPRYFSLSTIVLIVSSYTMAQAPRLYAQDDLASLARGLGATLLLGCIFAGLQVLGWRELMMYGTPFSGPGSQSSGQFIYLISALHVAHLLGGMLFLLAFLLRVIHNERDAVRTLVFIRNPYYRRQLRLLSTYWHFVDVLWVVLFAVFLFMY
- a CDS encoding gliding motility-associated C-terminal domain-containing protein — its product is MPLRLHPPGALRSVLLLALWLLLAGPAWATHIVGGEMELVHNTGESYTLKLNLYFDAVYGSASALDADLTASIFEKGANSRMANVVLPLTSNTFVNYTNPACAKPTLSTRKLVYSKNITLSASTYNSPQGYYVAVERCCRNNSISNIAAPGNAAQAFYLEFPAVVRRGSSFYDSTPRIFPPLADYACINELFYYDFGGQDADGDSLVYDLVTPLNGHADTNTPKPATAQAAPYSDISWNFGLGTTNQIPGAPTLRIDRHTGRLTVRPTSQGLFVFGVRCAEYRRGEKIGECRRDFQLMVLVCPTNTKPQIVLQPTPTGAGVYRPGRDTLRFVPGGNRCVRLRFTDPDPNSRLTLSLSPVNFTGLLPNFTTAITGAVRSPGAPDTLTATLCFPECLNSRGRVFLLDVVVGDDGCSLPKRDTVRVAFTAVPPPNSPPQLITTAGPVLPLRAHVGDLISFDVTGTDPDNDPIQLEMTGQGFNPTSLGATLSQGTQANQQRGRFTWRVDCRAVGADSVFNFQFAAATSPCSERQAATVSVPIVVRYANRAPTLTSTLPVTKSGNDMPEVKLPLGQIYTATFNGVDPDRDGLTLVATGLASDGKEGFDLSSAGMRFEAQNGSGVATGVFRWDVSCAAANLHRDLVVAFQLVDATCRPLPQVQRVRLLVKSPDTLAVKLYNVITPNRDGQNDEFRLPELPPNFCDSQFTNIRIFSRWGQQVFESNDRDFRWPGNGSGGMFYYYITYTDGRRFRGWLEVVL
- a CDS encoding M1 family metallopeptidase, coding for MRFHFYAFVLSCLFSTPGRLAAQAPQPLPATRPATPVDLDAGRLCAAAHVHTAQRTATSSVSHRRKMDRYDVKYYKLDLAMENNSLNVAGSVWMRVRVGAQALDSLAFELYQAPAGSPAGTATLLIDSVVVNGRRSPGIRRAGPDATAALAQPAAANSLADARIYYHGTAPSGNSAAIGNGLSTRNTVHLDTYQGAPEFAYNLTWSLSEPFSAHEWFPCKQVLTDKADSSDVWVTTTLPNKVGSNGVLVRSVPLAGNKMRYEWKSRHPIDYYLISVSVAPYVEYMTTARPAGGSAVPIVSYVYNQNYLNYWMPYISNTADFLENYSALVGMYPFANEKYGHTMAPIFGGMEHQTMTTQDGFNYTLDAHELFHQWFGDNVTCASWEDIWLNEGFASYGEYLSLQTFRPNDARSWMDDAHLYALQNQGSIYVADTTNVGRIFDYNLSYKKGAGVVHMLRYLLNDDTKFFRALRTYQTQYRGSTARTADLQRIFEAEAGRPLGYFFQQWFTGRGYPIFNVTWNQSGSNLVLRVNETVTQPATTPFFDTDVDYRLTFANGTAQTVRRRQTTATQTFALTVNGTVTAITVDPDQWVLDAPGPAPVRDNSVLATRAAASALLPVHPNPCHDQLQLPATPAAAAEVRDATGRLVLRQALAGAQPQLVTHALAPGLYQLRLVGAQGEPMGQTRFAKE
- a CDS encoding DUF2147 domain-containing protein produces the protein MKKTLLLFVLLVLGAARMASAQSMSPLGVWTNAEKKATFEIYKCGDKLCGKIVSLTTPNDASGKPKTDSQNPDPKLRSRPRLGLVFMQGFKYDSDNKWDDGKIYDPESGKTYSCYMKMENANTMEVKGYIGFSLIGKSQTWTRVK
- a CDS encoding C40 family peptidase produces the protein MRFIWMAFAGLVALMVLVLPRLGHRAAQPKAVQAPPATTSTFASLREGPRPGLAARADSVVAFGLAQRGTPYVYAGTSPLTGFDCSGFIMYTFARFGVAVPHSTALLIDVGRPVPRAEAQPGDIVVFTGTASTSSTPGHAGIVISRRGEVPLRFVHASSSRREPFVKVNQVENSDYERRFMQVRRVLGTNEVATARPRPEPTTPRKAAVAALPVPAVPVEAPETVVAPALPQKLPTKKSARPTASTTSRKRTAARKPAARKATVAAKAPTKKKASVKKAAVKTKTVAKKAPVKKAMTKKVSKPVPRPKAATHKRTAR